The Panacibacter microcysteis DNA window CCTTTGACGGCTTAAATTGAAAACCTGCTGCCATTTTGGCCTTACTGTTTCGATAGCATGGTTTTTGGCAACGTGAAGGTCTCTTTAAAACATATAATTATCAATACCCAATAACACGGATATGTTGAAGTTTATTTCAAAACTAATAGGCGGAAATAAAAGCGAAAAAGATGTAAAACAGATTGAGCCGGTTGTCGTTAAGATCAATCAGCACTTTCAGCAATACCAGTCTCTTTCCAACGATGCCCTTAGAAACAAAACCCTTGAATTCAGGCAGCGTATCAAGGACCAGCTAAAAGATATAGATAACGAGATCGAATCAAAAAAACAACAGGCTGAGGCACTGGCTGCGTCTGACATTCAGTCAAAAGATACAATTTATACGGAGATAGATAATCTCAAAAAGGACCGGGACAAAGAAATAGAAAAAGCTCTTGAAGCAATATTGCCGGAAGCCTTTGCTGTAGTAAAAGAAACAGCCCGCCGTTTCAAAGAAAACCCTCAAATGATTGCAACGGCTACACAACTTGACAGGGAATTAAGTGTAAAGCCCAATAAATCTTACATCAAGATTGAAGGTGAGCAGTCCGTTTTCAATAATACCTGGACAGCCGCCGGCGGCCAGGTTACATGGAACATGGTTCACTACGATGTGCAACTTATCGGTGGTATCGTTTTGCACCAGGGAAAGATCGCAGAAATGGCAACCGGTGAAGGTAAAACGCTGGTTTCTACACTGCCTGCTTACCTGAACGCTTTGGCAGGAGAAGGTGTACACATTGTAACGGTGAACGATTATCTTGCCCGTCGCGACTCTGAGTGGAACGGAACGATTTATGAATGGCTTGGATTAACAGTTGATTGCATTGACAAGCATCAACCCAATACGCAACAACGCAGAAATGCTTACCTGGCAGATATAACCTACGGAACCAATAACGAATTTGGCTTTGATTACCTGCGCGATAACATGGTACACAATCCTGATGAAATGGTTCAGCGTAAACACCATTTTGCAATGGTAGATGAGGTTGACTCCGTGTTAATCGACGATGCAAGAACGCCGTTAATTATTTCAGGCCCGGTTGGTCACAGCGACAATACACAACAGTTTTTCGACCTTAAGCCAAGGATAGAAAAACTGGTAGATGCACAAAAACGTGCCGTGAACCAGTTTTTGAACGAGGCAAAGAAAAAAATCGCGGAAGGCAATGATGATCCGAAAGATGGTGGCCTGGCACTTTTCCGTGCGCATCGTGGCTTGCCAAAAAGCACTGCCTTAATTAAGTTTTTGAGCGAGCCTGGTATACGTCAGAAATTACAACGTTCGGAAAATTACTACCTCGCAGACCAGCAAAAAGAAATGCCCAAGGCAGATGAAGAACTTTACTTCTATATAGACGAGAAAAATAATTCTGTTGAACTTACTGATAAAGGTATTCAACTGATTACCCGTTCCGGAGAAGATGTAAACTTTTTCGTAATTCCTGATATTGGTGTCGACCTTGCTTCGATTGATAATAATACTACGTTACAACAGGAAGAAAAGATAAAACAAAAAGAAGTTTTGCTAAATGAATACGGTATAAAAACAGACCGCATACATACCGTGCAACAGCTTCTGAAAGCATATACCCTTTTTGATAAGGATGTTGAGTACGTTGTAATGGATGGGGCAGTGAAAATCGTTGACGAGCAGACAGGCCGTATTCTCGATGGCCGCCGCTACAGTGATGGTTTACACCAGGCAATCGAAGCCAAAGAAAACGTAAAGATTGAAGCTGCTACACAAACTTATGCAACAGTAACCTTGCAAAATTACTTCCGCATGTACCACAAGCTTTGCGGCATGACCGGTACTGCGGAAACAGAAGCAGGCGAATTCTGGAGCATTTACAAGCTGGATGTTGTGTCTATACCTACCAATATTCCCATAGTGCGTGTGGATGAACATGACCTTGTATACAAGACCAAGAGAGAAAAATACGGTTCTGTAATTGAAAAAATTGAAGAACTCCGTAATGCCGGAAGACCGGTACTTGTTGGTACTACCTCAATCGAAGTGAGTGAATTGCTTAGCCGTATGCTTAAGCAAAAACAAGTTCCGCATAATGTGCTTAATGCAAAGCAGCATGCAAGAGAAGCTCAGGTTGTGGCAGAAGCCGGCCTGGCGGGTGCTGTAACGATTGCGACCAACATGGCCGGTCGTGGTACAGATATTAAGCTGGGACCAGGTGTAAAAGATGCGGGTGGCTTGGCAATCATTGGTACAGAGCGCCACGAAAGCCGGCGTGTAGACAGGCAGTTACGCGGCCGTGCAGGCCGCCAGGGAGACCCGGGTTCTTCCCAGTTTTATGTTTCGCTGGAGGATGACCTGATGCGCATGTTTGGCAGTGAACGTATTGCCAAAGTAATGGATTTTGCAGGCTATAAAGAAGGCGAGGTAATACAGCATAGTATGATTACCAAAAGCATTGAACGTGCACAAAAGAAAGTAGAGGAAAACAACTTTGGTATTCGTAAACGTTTGCTGGAATATGATGATGTAATGAACAAGCAACGTACTGTGGTTTATACAAAACGCAACCACGCATTATTTGGCGAGCGTCTGGCGCTTGACCTTGACAATGCATTTTATGATGTTGCTGAAGGACTGGTAAATACGTTTAAAGAGAACAATGATTTTGAGGGTTTTCGCCTTGAAGTAATTGTAAACTTTGGTATTGATACAGCTATTACACCGGAAGATTTTAATAAAGGCAATGAGAATGACCTGGCACTAAGATTATACAATGAAGCTGCTGCAAATTACCAGGCCAAAAGAAATGAATTGGGTAAACGCGTTATACCGGTTTTTAGCAATATCCGCCAAAGCCAGGGACAACACATACAGAACGTAGTGGTACCGTTTACTGATGGTAAAAAAGGCTTACAGGTACTTGCCAATCTGGATAAAACAATAGCCACAGAAGGTGCGGAAATGAGCAATGCAGTGGAAAAAACCATTACCCTTGCTTTTATAGATGATGCGTGGAAAGAGCACCTCCGTTCTATGGATGACCTTAAGCAAAGTGTACAAACAGCGCACTATGAGCAGAAAGATCCGTTGGTTATCTATAAGCAGGAAGCCTACCTTTTGTTTAAGCAAATGGATAGTGCGATAAACCGGGATATAGTGAATTTCCTGTGCCATGCCGATATACCGATGGAACAGCGCCCTGCCGATATTAAAGAAGGCCGCGAACAAAAGACTGATATGAGCCGCATGCAGTCTAACAAAGCAGAGGTTGAAGCTGCGGGTGAAGATTATGCAGCCAATGAGAAAGACCAATACCAGGAGCAATCTGCGGTAAGGCAGGAGCCGGTGAAAGTGGGCCCAAAGATCGGGCGTAACGATCCCTGCCCTTGTGGTAGCGGAAAGAAATACAAGAACTGCCACGGAAGAGACTTATAACATAAAAAAAAATCCCGCCGGACAAAGCGGGATTTTTTACGTACTAATATTTTAATTTATCGAACCGAAACCTGTATAACAAACGCTTCGGTCTTCGCGCTTGCTCAATAGTATTGTTGCTGTTGAAGAGTGCGACGCAACGAAAGCTTCATAGCAATACAAAAGCCTGGTTCATAATAAAATTCCGCTGCTGCACAGCGGAATTGTTATTTAAAATGACACGGTAGGACACTTGATATTTTTACCCCCCGGACTGAAAAAACCACTCTTTACAATTGAAAGTTCATAGGCCCCTCTTGTTTGATTGTAGGTGCCAAGCGAGGAGCTGGTAGCATCATAACTTACAGTGGCTGCGATATTATTCCATTGGTATCCAAACATGGGTATGAATGAATCCTTAAGCCTTACATAAATGCCGCCGATAAGCCTGGAGCTGCCATCTCCACTGAGGTTGTAGTGTGCATTTAAACCGGCAACCGTTTCCCATGCATTCGCCATCTTACTAACATATACATTTGGGTTTACGATCCATTGTTCATTAACGCGGAAACTGCCATTTAAAAACAGGGTGTAACGCGGATCGATTCTCACATCTGTAATATTGTTGGCAAAAAAAGATTCTCGTGGCCTGTTGATATGCATTGCGCTAAACCCGGCGTTGAAATACGCGTAATCACCCGCGAAATAAGCGTAATTAAGCCCGAGCTGAAGATCGAGATAGGTGACTGAATTGTAAGCAAAAGCTTCGCCGCTTGGAATGTTGGAATCGAAGAATTTGTTATTCCATTGGTTATCGAAGGTGAGCTTACCAATATCTATTCGTTTATTGGCAAAGCCGACATTAAAGCCACCACTCAGCAGACTGTTCATACCCAGTAACTGGTGGTATGCGATTGATGCAAAACCTTTGGTAGAAACGAGCCCGCCACTGCCAGCCTGGTCTCTCAACAACGAACCGCCGAGACCCACCCAGCCATTATCAAAACGATTGTTGAAGAGCTGCACATCGCCCCATGCACTCATCGTTTTGTATGGGTTGGGCGTAACGCTGGCCCACTGGTTTCTGTAATTTATACCCACGCGGTAATCTACATCCGGCGCGAAGCCGGTATTGGCAGGGTTTATAAGCAGCGGCGAATTGTAATACTGCGAAAAATGCAAATCCTGCGCACGAAGTGATTGTATGCCCGCTAACAAGCAGGTTATGGCAACATAGATATATTTTTTCTTCATCCTCATCATTCTTTAGCTATCTCAATAGGGTAATATCACCCGATTTTCTGTATTTGGTACCGTCTGAATATGTTATATCAAGCACATACACGTAGACTTCCTGTGGTTGTAAAACGCCGTTATATTTGCCATCCCACGCTTGTTTTACAGTGGTACCCCTGAATACCATTGTACCCCAACGGTTGTAAATGCGCCAATCCATTTTAGCTATACCAAAACCACGCACCCTTACAATATCATTAGTTCCGTCGCCATTAGGTGTAAAGGCATTTGGCACATCAACAAGTGGAACAATGATTGCGCTGATGGGGGCACAAACTGTGCTATCGCACCCGTACTGGTTGGTTGCCGTAAGGCAAACGTTGAATGTGCCAGTTGCACTGTATGTGTGTTTGATGGTAGTATCAATCCTTGTGGTGACAATTGTGTCGCCATCTCCAAAATCCCATTTATATTTTACTGCACCAAGAGAAGAATTGGTAAATGTATATTCCTGGTTTTCTTTGGGTACCTGTGGTGAAAATGTAAATGCAGCAGCAGGAGAAGCACTGACGATGATCGTCTGTAGTGTACTATCAATTTTGTTACAGGTATTAGGGTCACTGGCAATCATACGCACTGTATACGTTCCGGGTGTGGTAAATACATGTACCGGGTTCTCTTCTGTTGAAGTTGTACCGTCACCAAAATCCCAGGTAAACTGGGCCCCGCCGATTGATGTATTGGTAAATACGGCCGTATACGGAGCACAGCCCGATGCCGGTGTTTCAAAAAGTGCATCTACGTTTACGGCAACCCTTAGAGTAATAGCGATAGAATCCGGGTAATTGCAATACGATGTATCAATAAGTCTTAATACAACTTTATAGGTCCCCGGAGCGGCATAACTGTGGGTCAGTGATGTTTGATCGCTGATCAGCGTTATGCCATCGCCAAAACTCCATTCAAAACTTTGTGCCCCAAAAGGAAATGATGGTGGTGCAACGGAGTTGTTGTTAAACTGGTAAAGTAATGCTTCGCAAGGATCGAGCTTTTGTACATTAATAGCAAGATCTGCTTTATTAGCGCCAACCTTAATGGTCAGGTAAGAAGTATCTGCAATGTTACAGGTGTTCGAATCTATTGATATTAACCTTACCCTGAATTTACCGATGGAATTGAATGTGTGACTTACATTGGCCGTAGGTGTGGTGGTATCAGCAGAGCCATCTCCAAAATTCCAGATATACTTCTGTGCATTACCAATGGTGTCTGTAAAGTCTACAGTTAAGGGAACGCATCCGGCAGTATCTCTTGGCACGCCAGCAATAGAGGAACGGATGGCTGAGCCAACACCGGCAAATTCGAAAGCTATTTTTACCATGGCCAGGTTACACTCTGCGCCACCCTGAGCAGGATTTACGCGCCCCCACACACTTGCCGGCGCTGTGGGGAACGTTCCTTCTTTTCGACAGTTGGCACAAAGCGCTTCGTATATGATACCTTCACTATCAAACCGGCTGGTGCCACCATCTACATGGTCTCCTACATCGGCTATCGGGTCAATATTTCCAAAGAATGTTCCGTACAACTGGCTTAAAGCATTTTTTTCGAGGATAAAAAAGTAGAAATCACTGCCATCTGACGTAGGCCTGATGGCATCGGGTGTTGTTATCAATCCCTGTGTACCGGCATTAGCAAAGCGAAGGTTTAAACCTCCACCCCAACCCGCCACATACACATTTTCACACCGGTCTACCAGGAATGCTGTGGGCGAAATATCCGGCACACTGCTACCTGCTTTACCAAAATTTGTAGAGTATACCACACCGTTGAGTGTTGGCTGCATTTTGGTTATAAACTGTTTTCCTGACGATTGCGAATTAAACGCCGGGTTACCTGCTAAAGGAAAAGCAACAGTGGTTGTACCTGTTATGTACGGAAAACCTTTCCTGTCAAACTGAATTCCGTACACTACATCATCGCTGCCTGCATTGGCTGACGCTACATATACCGTCTTTATCAGAGAACTTCCGGCATTGTTTAAAATAGAAACAAAACCATCACAGGCGCCGCCGCTGAATGCGCTAAACAATACAGGCCCGTTTACTCCGCCCGTGCCCCTTAAGTTATTACTGGTTGTGCCACCTGCCACGTAAATATTATTATTGGTAGGGTTAATGGATAGTACAAAGGCTGCATCATCACCACTGCCGCCGAGATAAGTACTAAAAAGTATATTGGATAGATTGGGTGAAGCTTTTATAACCACTCCATCCTGGCCACCGCCGCTGCTGCCCTGTGCGGCACCAGCCGTAACAGGAAAATTGGTGGATTGTGTACACGATGCAAGGTATATATTGTTGTTTCTGTCTACAATAACCTCACTTCGTGCATCATCTCCATAGTTGCGAAAAAGACTCTTGATTGAACCAGAGCTATTCTGCTGGATATTTAAACCATCTGAACCAGAGCCACCAATTTTTCTTGAACCTACCAATGCTGTACCTGTGGGGTTTAGAATAGTAAGAATAATGTCAAAACCGCCACCTGGCCCAAAGGTGGAGGCTGTTGTGGGGTAATTGGGAGAGCTTGTTCTTCCTGCGATTACCAAGTCTCCTGCATTGTCTACTATAAGGCTATGTGGCTGCTCATTGCCAGAGCCGCCAATATAGGTAGCATAAATGCGGTTAAAACCGTTAGGCGTGAGTTTAATAAGCGCAATATCGTAACCGCTTGTATTTTCAAATTCCTGACCACCCCCAAATGTTTCCTGGAAAGCACCGGGTGATACAGGAAATCCTGTGGCAAATGAAATACCACCACCATAAAAATTACCTGCACCATCGTACGTAGCCGTAAAACCCCAGTTATCGCTGATACTTGCCGAAAAACTGGAAAAGATAAGTGTAGGGTCTATAACCAACGTAGCATTTTTCGAATAATTACCAAGCTTGAAACGTACGATATTTCCATCCACCACATATTTTGCATCTACTTCTGTTTTTCCTTTTGCGTCAAACTGGTAAGAGTAAGGGCTTAGTTCCGAAACATCACCCAACGATGTTTTGATAACCAGGTTACCATTTTTTACAGCCAACCCATTTACACCATCAAATTTCAGGGCCAGTTTGCTGATATCTGCGTTTGGATTTACAATGATGTCGTATTTAAGATTACCTCTGTCTGAGTAATACCGCACATCTATACCAGGATACATGTTTTTGTATGTAATGCCATAATAAATGCTGCAACCCGACGCCCATTTCGAAGGATCATTGCCTATAAAATAATTGTTGTACGTATCTAGCGGTTTATCTGGAATGGCGACAGCATTGGCTGATGCATTGAGAAAATTTACTTCGTAAGCATGTGAATGTAAAACAACAGGGCTTTGTGTGCCGCCATTATTCTCATGATTGGTTTTATTGTCTGGCGCCCCGGCAGTGGTGAGCGACAGGGCAGCACTGCTAACCATCTTATCATTTTTACCGTGCACATGGCCGGAATAACTTGCAGCTATTTTCTCCAGATCTTCTTTTTTGTTTAGCCTTACACGATAACCCGTTTGTTGTAAAAAGAATACACTGCCGCCCATATCACTTTTAAATTTCACTTTCTCATCCCACTGACCCTTGTTCTGTATAAACTCAAGGGCCTGCGAATATGATGGCGAAGCAAAAGCAAGCAACACAATAAATACGAAGCAAAATCTGGTCATCAGGTTCAATTGAATTTATTTAAAAGTTACGAATATTCTAACAGTTACGATTCATATTGCCGGCGGAAACGTATTAATTTATTTATGAGCCAGGCTGTATTACTGCTTTCATCGCCTGTTGCGTCGCACTCTTGTACGTTCAGATCATTCCGGGGCATTTGGTACGTACACGAAAAACGGCGCTACAGGCTACTATTGTTTGTGTAACGGCGCTGCACATGCTGAGTTATTTGTTGCAGTACAAGTGAGTGACACAACCAAAGCTTAATAGTAAAGAAAAGCTGATCTAAAAAAAGATATTGGAGGGAATGTTTTGAATAACGCCTTAGCTATTTCATTTGTTGCCTCATGAAATAAGGCTCCATGCAGTTTTTCCCTTCTGCGATACCAGGAAATGCCTTAGCGGTGCATTGGTCTCATGAACCAGTTCCTCATCTGCCTGTAATACTGCTGCTGCATAATGTTTTGCCAAATCTAACAAGCCTTTGTCATTGACTAAACTTGCCAGCTTAAAGTTTAACACTCCACTTTGTTTTGTACCCTCAATATCGCCGGGACCACGCAATTCGAGATCTTTTTCGGCAATGGCAAAACCATCGTTGGTAGCGCACATGATCTTTATACGTTCCCGGGCATCGTTGCTTACTTTGCTGCCTGTTAAAAGAATGCAATAGCTTTTTTCGCTGCCACGCCCCACACGGCCACGCAACTGGTGTAATTGCGAAAGACCAAATTTTTCGGCACTTTCTATTACCATTACGCTTGCATTGGGCACATTTACGCCAACTTCAATTACGGTTGTACTAACCATAATGTTTGTATCATGGTTTATGAACCGTTGCATATTAACATCTTTTTGCCCGGCGGGCATACGGCCATGCACCATGCTGATGCTGTAACGGGGTTCGGGAAAATAGCTCTTCACCTGGTCATACCCCTGCATAAGATCTTCGTAGCTTAATTTTTCGCTCTCCTCTATCAACGGGTAAATAATGTAAGCCTGTCTTCCTTTTTCTAATTCTGTTTTAACAAAATCCATTACGGACGCCCGTTGCATTTCGTTTCGCTGTACGGTAAGAATGGGTTTTCTGCCGGGCGGCAATTCATCCATTACACTGTAATCAAGGTCTCCATAGGCCGTCATGGCAAGTGTGCGTGGTATGGGTGTTGCGGTCATGACCAATATATGTGGTGGTATTACGGCTTTTTTCCAAAGCTGCGCCCGTTGCGCCACACCAAAGCGATGTTGTTCATCAACAATAGCAAAACCAAGGTTTTTAAACTGCACCGCATCTTCAATAACGGCATGTGTACCTACCAGCATGTGGATACTGCCATCGGCAAGGCCTGCGTGCATCTTTCTGCGCTCTGCTATTTTTGTGCTGCCTGTCAGCAGCCTTACCTGCACCGGCATATCTTTCAGCAGCTCCTGCAGGCCGTTGTAATGCTGCTGGGCAAGAATTTCTGTTGGCGCCATCATGCAGCTTTGATAGCCGTTGTCTGCAGCAAGCAGCATACACAATAACGCCACAATGGTTTTACCGCTGCCTACGTCGCCCTGCAAAAGACGGTTCATCTGGTGGCCCTGCGCAGTATCTGCCCTTATTTCTTTTATGACTCTTTTTTGAGCACCGGTTAGTTCAAAAGGCAGGTAATGATTATAAAAAGCGTTGAAGAGGTTGCCCACTTTTTCAAATACAACGCCTTTGCTGCTTTTATGCCGCCGGAGCTTAGTAAGTTCCAGCCTTACCTGGGCTATAAAAAACTCTTCAAACTTTAACCGGTTTACTGCGGCTTCGTAATCGAGCAATGTGCGGGGTATGTGTATGTCACAAAAAGCTTTATAGCGGCTTACCAGCTTTAATTTATCCAGTATGTGAAATGGAATGTTTTCCGGTATGTCTCTCTCTGCAACCTGTGCAAGCATTGCAGACGTAAGCTTACCAATCTGCCTGCCATTTAAGGCTCTTGCCTTTAATTTTTCGGTGCTGGGATAGATGGGTTCCAGGAAATTTTTGCCTTCCAGTATTGCCGTTGTTTTTGGCTCAATCTCGGGGTGACTTATCTGCGGTTTACCATTAAAAAAACTCACTTTCCCATACACGAGGTACTCACCGCCGACATGCAATATTT harbors:
- a CDS encoding PKD domain-containing protein, coding for MTRFCFVFIVLLAFASPSYSQALEFIQNKGQWDEKVKFKSDMGGSVFFLQQTGYRVRLNKKEDLEKIAASYSGHVHGKNDKMVSSAALSLTTAGAPDNKTNHENNGGTQSPVVLHSHAYEVNFLNASANAVAIPDKPLDTYNNYFIGNDPSKWASGCSIYYGITYKNMYPGIDVRYYSDRGNLKYDIIVNPNADISKLALKFDGVNGLAVKNGNLVIKTSLGDVSELSPYSYQFDAKGKTEVDAKYVVDGNIVRFKLGNYSKNATLVIDPTLIFSSFSASISDNWGFTATYDGAGNFYGGGISFATGFPVSPGAFQETFGGGQEFENTSGYDIALIKLTPNGFNRIYATYIGGSGNEQPHSLIVDNAGDLVIAGRTSSPNYPTTASTFGPGGGFDIILTILNPTGTALVGSRKIGGSGSDGLNIQQNSSGSIKSLFRNYGDDARSEVIVDRNNNIYLASCTQSTNFPVTAGAAQGSSGGGQDGVVIKASPNLSNILFSTYLGGSGDDAAFVLSINPTNNNIYVAGGTTSNNLRGTGGVNGPVLFSAFSGGACDGFVSILNNAGSSLIKTVYVASANAGSDDVVYGIQFDRKGFPYITGTTTVAFPLAGNPAFNSQSSGKQFITKMQPTLNGVVYSTNFGKAGSSVPDISPTAFLVDRCENVYVAGWGGGLNLRFANAGTQGLITTPDAIRPTSDGSDFYFFILEKNALSQLYGTFFGNIDPIADVGDHVDGGTSRFDSEGIIYEALCANCRKEGTFPTAPASVWGRVNPAQGGAECNLAMVKIAFEFAGVGSAIRSSIAGVPRDTAGCVPLTVDFTDTIGNAQKYIWNFGDGSADTTTPTANVSHTFNSIGKFRVRLISIDSNTCNIADTSYLTIKVGANKADLAINVQKLDPCEALLYQFNNNSVAPPSFPFGAQSFEWSFGDGITLISDQTSLTHSYAAPGTYKVVLRLIDTSYCNYPDSIAITLRVAVNVDALFETPASGCAPYTAVFTNTSIGGAQFTWDFGDGTTSTEENPVHVFTTPGTYTVRMIASDPNTCNKIDSTLQTIIVSASPAAAFTFSPQVPKENQEYTFTNSSLGAVKYKWDFGDGDTIVTTRIDTTIKHTYSATGTFNVCLTATNQYGCDSTVCAPISAIIVPLVDVPNAFTPNGDGTNDIVRVRGFGIAKMDWRIYNRWGTMVFRGTTVKQAWDGKYNGVLQPQEVYVYVLDITYSDGTKYRKSGDITLLR
- the secA gene encoding preprotein translocase subunit SecA; amino-acid sequence: MLKFISKLIGGNKSEKDVKQIEPVVVKINQHFQQYQSLSNDALRNKTLEFRQRIKDQLKDIDNEIESKKQQAEALAASDIQSKDTIYTEIDNLKKDRDKEIEKALEAILPEAFAVVKETARRFKENPQMIATATQLDRELSVKPNKSYIKIEGEQSVFNNTWTAAGGQVTWNMVHYDVQLIGGIVLHQGKIAEMATGEGKTLVSTLPAYLNALAGEGVHIVTVNDYLARRDSEWNGTIYEWLGLTVDCIDKHQPNTQQRRNAYLADITYGTNNEFGFDYLRDNMVHNPDEMVQRKHHFAMVDEVDSVLIDDARTPLIISGPVGHSDNTQQFFDLKPRIEKLVDAQKRAVNQFLNEAKKKIAEGNDDPKDGGLALFRAHRGLPKSTALIKFLSEPGIRQKLQRSENYYLADQQKEMPKADEELYFYIDEKNNSVELTDKGIQLITRSGEDVNFFVIPDIGVDLASIDNNTTLQQEEKIKQKEVLLNEYGIKTDRIHTVQQLLKAYTLFDKDVEYVVMDGAVKIVDEQTGRILDGRRYSDGLHQAIEAKENVKIEAATQTYATVTLQNYFRMYHKLCGMTGTAETEAGEFWSIYKLDVVSIPTNIPIVRVDEHDLVYKTKREKYGSVIEKIEELRNAGRPVLVGTTSIEVSELLSRMLKQKQVPHNVLNAKQHAREAQVVAEAGLAGAVTIATNMAGRGTDIKLGPGVKDAGGLAIIGTERHESRRVDRQLRGRAGRQGDPGSSQFYVSLEDDLMRMFGSERIAKVMDFAGYKEGEVIQHSMITKSIERAQKKVEENNFGIRKRLLEYDDVMNKQRTVVYTKRNHALFGERLALDLDNAFYDVAEGLVNTFKENNDFEGFRLEVIVNFGIDTAITPEDFNKGNENDLALRLYNEAAANYQAKRNELGKRVIPVFSNIRQSQGQHIQNVVVPFTDGKKGLQVLANLDKTIATEGAEMSNAVEKTITLAFIDDAWKEHLRSMDDLKQSVQTAHYEQKDPLVIYKQEAYLLFKQMDSAINRDIVNFLCHADIPMEQRPADIKEGREQKTDMSRMQSNKAEVEAAGEDYAANEKDQYQEQSAVRQEPVKVGPKIGRNDPCPCGSGKKYKNCHGRDL
- a CDS encoding PorP/SprF family type IX secretion system membrane protein, which produces MKKKYIYVAITCLLAGIQSLRAQDLHFSQYYNSPLLINPANTGFAPDVDYRVGINYRNQWASVTPNPYKTMSAWGDVQLFNNRFDNGWVGLGGSLLRDQAGSGGLVSTKGFASIAYHQLLGMNSLLSGGFNVGFANKRIDIGKLTFDNQWNNKFFDSNIPSGEAFAYNSVTYLDLQLGLNYAYFAGDYAYFNAGFSAMHINRPRESFFANNITDVRIDPRYTLFLNGSFRVNEQWIVNPNVYVSKMANAWETVAGLNAHYNLSGDGSSRLIGGIYVRLKDSFIPMFGYQWNNIAATVSYDATSSSLGTYNQTRGAYELSIVKSGFFSPGGKNIKCPTVSF
- the recG gene encoding ATP-dependent DNA helicase RecG, translating into MLLVCIHYFYRKTGIIEIRHSILDSPIEYLKGVGPLRGDMLKKELGIFTYRDLLEHFPLRHIDKTAVNTISSISLQTDFIQVAGTATSVEMIGEKRAKRLVAEIRDSTGYLELVWFQGINWVQKILHVGGEYLVYGKVSFFNGKPQISHPEIEPKTTAILEGKNFLEPIYPSTEKLKARALNGRQIGKLTSAMLAQVAERDIPENIPFHILDKLKLVSRYKAFCDIHIPRTLLDYEAAVNRLKFEEFFIAQVRLELTKLRRHKSSKGVVFEKVGNLFNAFYNHYLPFELTGAQKRVIKEIRADTAQGHQMNRLLQGDVGSGKTIVALLCMLLAADNGYQSCMMAPTEILAQQHYNGLQELLKDMPVQVRLLTGSTKIAERRKMHAGLADGSIHMLVGTHAVIEDAVQFKNLGFAIVDEQHRFGVAQRAQLWKKAVIPPHILVMTATPIPRTLAMTAYGDLDYSVMDELPPGRKPILTVQRNEMQRASVMDFVKTELEKGRQAYIIYPLIEESEKLSYEDLMQGYDQVKSYFPEPRYSISMVHGRMPAGQKDVNMQRFINHDTNIMVSTTVIEVGVNVPNASVMVIESAEKFGLSQLHQLRGRVGRGSEKSYCILLTGSKVSNDARERIKIMCATNDGFAIAEKDLELRGPGDIEGTKQSGVLNFKLASLVNDKGLLDLAKHYAAAVLQADEELVHETNAPLRHFLVSQKGKTAWSLIS